A genomic window from Gemmatimonadaceae bacterium includes:
- a CDS encoding glutathione peroxidase produces the protein MATLYEIPVTTIDGRDQTLDAYRGQVLLVVNVASQCGFTPQYTGLERLQRELGPRGFSVLGFPCNQFGAQEPGDPEEIKSFCSLRYDVSFPIFSKVEVNGSGTHPLFAKLKRERRGVLWTEAIKWNFTKFLVGRDGRVLARFAPKDTPEMIRGAIEKALG, from the coding sequence ATGGCGACGCTCTACGAAATCCCCGTCACGACGATCGACGGCCGGGACCAGACGCTGGACGCATACCGCGGCCAGGTGCTGCTCGTCGTCAACGTAGCGAGCCAATGCGGCTTCACGCCGCAGTACACGGGACTGGAACGCCTGCAGCGCGAACTGGGTCCGCGCGGGTTCAGCGTGCTCGGGTTCCCCTGCAACCAGTTCGGCGCGCAGGAGCCCGGCGACCCGGAAGAGATCAAGTCGTTCTGCTCGCTACGCTACGACGTGAGCTTCCCGATCTTCAGCAAGGTGGAGGTCAACGGCAGCGGCACGCATCCGCTGTTCGCCAAGCTCAAGCGCGAACGCCGCGGCGTGCTCTGGACCGAGGCGATCAAGTGGAACTTCACGAAGTTTCTCGTCGGCCGTGATGGTCGCGTGCTGGCGCGCTTCGCGCCGAAGGACACGCCGGAGATGATCCGCGGCGCAATCGAAAAGGCGCTGGGGTAG